One window from the genome of Rhinolophus ferrumequinum isolate MPI-CBG mRhiFer1 chromosome 22, mRhiFer1_v1.p, whole genome shotgun sequence encodes:
- the STYXL2 gene encoding serine/threonine/tyrosine-interacting-like protein 2, whose product MATGGDPDEEQVVPGEEDEADVRAVQARYLRSPSPSQYSLVSEAETESIFMDPIHLSSAVAAKRIISEELKPRGLQANAECPGMLESAEQLMVEDLYNRVREKMDDTSLYNTPSVLDLQRALVGDRLEAPWNEVDEVWPNVFIAEKSVAVNKGRLKRLGITHILNAAHGTGVYTGPEFYTGLDIQYLGVEVDDFPEVDISQHFRKAAEFLDEALLTYRGKVLVSSEMGVSRSAVLVVAYLMIFHSMAVLEALMTVRRKRAIYPNDGFLKQLRELNERLMEERDEDCGRDRGADEEGEDSGSIVGAGVQHLTVEEEDDTTSHLSGSSLGKTSRASKPLTLIDEDEEEKLYEEWKKGQSLPPGKAPRGGPGRCSASWAERGQESEDEDVETIIREWQSRNERYQAAERRTWERREEEEEEGSAGSCAGRRRRHTLSESSTSESVSSRDIRVLKQQLEMSSQSRGGRQRSDSMSTDSTWDMWSQRLLETEKEAARRYHSRSRREEAGVGSEAGGRAREDDEESVCSEASSFYNFCSRNKDKLTALERWKIKRIQFGFHKRDLEAGDGSGEPGTEEADRGKSMSDVNLTAYQAWKLKHQKQVGSENQEAVVELGKGEDVALAKKRQRRLELLERSRRTLEESQSAGSWEADSSAASRSIPLSALWSAVPSASADGDTASVLSTQSHNSRPSQAVSTIGGGRASTPATPLPTLPVGPGDTVSIASIQNWIASVVSETLAQKQSDMLALSRSPSVASVRAAPAADRLGDDQVSMCSGHSTSCLGLLPQDQARPGSDTQSVLSSHTAASSRADGAGSRVTGTSKPVYSLFADHVNLKELGRKEREMQMELREKMAGYKMEKLASDNKRSNLFKKKKAKDEDAGETDEDADSAIGSFRYSSRGGSQKPETDTCSSLDVSDGYGSGSRASKETDSSINKWLSGLGAQERSPPQSECSGSSRGRHSRSSLLRETESKSSSYKFSQSQTKEQDTNSYRAASGDSVRSSSRFSASSCREGRETHTFSRAVFSETSSSREPSPEPYFFRRTPESSGGEESPEPRRPDWTRPRDWEGVEESSRSDFSEFGAKRKFTQSFMRSEEEGEKERTESREEGRFASGRRAQYRRSTDREEEEEMDDEAIIAAWRSRQEETRTKLQRRRED is encoded by the exons AACTCAAGCCGCGGGGCCTGCAGGCCAATGCTGAGTGTCCGGGCATGCTGGAGTCCGCTGAGCAGCTGATGGTGGAAGACCTGTACAACCGAGTCCGGGAGAAGATGGACGACACCAGCCTGTACAACACCCCCTCTGTCCTAGACCTGCAGCGCGCCTTGGTCGGAGACCGCCTGGAGGCCCCCTGGAACGAGGTGGATGAGGTCTGGCCCAACGTCTTCATAGCAGAGAA GAGTGTGGCCGTGAACAAGGGAAGGCTGAAGAGGCTGGGAATTACCCACATCCTGAATGCTGCTCACGGCACCGGCGTCTACACTGGGCCCGAATTCTACACCGGCCTGGACATCCAGTACCTGGGCGTGGAGGTAGACGACTTTCCCGAGGTGGACATCTCCCAGCACTTCCGGAAGGCCGCCGAGTTCCTGGACGAAGCCCTGTTGACCTACAGAG GGAAGGTCCTGGTCAGTAGCGAAATGGGCGTCAGCCGGTCGGCGGTGCTGGTGGTGGCCTACCTGATGATTTTCCACAGCATGGCCGTCCTGGAGGCCCTGATGACCGTGCGCAGGAAGCGGGCCATTTACCCCAACGACGGCTTCCTGAAGCAGCTCCGGGAACTCAACGAGAGGCTGATGGAGGAGAGGGACGAGGACTGTGGCCGGGACCGGGGTGCAGATGAGGAGGGCGAGGACTCAGGGAGCATCGTGGGGGCAGGAGTGCAGCACCTCACCGTGGAGGAGGAGGACGACACCACCAGCCACCTGAGCGGCTCCTCCTTGGGGAAGACCAGCCGGGCCTCCAAGCCCCTCACCCTCATTGACGAAGATGAGGAGGAGAAACTCTATGAGGAGTGGAAGAAGGGGCAGAGCCTCCCCCCAGGCAAGGCCCCCCGGGGTGGACCCGGCAGGTGCTCAGCCTCCTGGGCCGAGCGGGGGCAGGAGTCTGaggatgaggatgtggagacCATCATCCGAGAGTGGCAGAGCCGAAACGAGAGGTACCAGGCAGCAGAGCGCCGGACGTGGGAGAGgcgggaggaagaggaggaggagggcagtgCCGGTTCCTGCGCGGGGAGGAGACGCAGGCACACCTTGAGTGAGAGCAGCACCTCGGAAAGCGTCAGCAGCCGTGACATCCGGGTCCTGAAACAGCAGCTGGAGATGAGCAGCCAGAGCCGAGGTGGGAGACAGCGCTCCGACTCCATGTCCACGGACAGCACCTGGGACATGTGGAGCCAGAGGCTCctggagactgagaaggaagCTGCCCGGAGGTACCACTCCAGAAGCAGGAGAGAGGAGGCGGGTGTGGGCTCAGAGGCGGGGGGCCGGGCGCGAGAGGATGACGAGGAGAGTGTGTGCTCTGAGGCCAGCTCCTTCTACAACTTCTGCAGCAGGAACAAGGACAAACTCACCGCCCTGGAAAGGTGGAAGATCAAAAGAATCCAATTCGGATTCCACAAGAGAGACTTGGAGGCAGGAGACGGCAGCGGCGAGCCAGGCACAGAGGAGGCCGATCGTGGGAAGAGCATGTCCGATGTCAACCTGACAGCCTACCAGGCCTGGAAGCTGAAACACCAGAAGCAGGTGGGCAGTGAGAACCAGGAGGCGGTGGTGGAGCTCGGCAAGGGAGAGGACGTGGCCTTGGCTAAGAAGAGGCAGCGGAGACTGGAGCTGCTGGAGAGAAGCAGGCGGACGCTGGAGGAGAGCCAGTCGGCGGGCAGCTGGGAGGCGGACAGCTCGGCTGCCAGCAGAAGCATCCCCCTGTCTGCACTGTGGTCTGCAGTGCCATCGGCCAGCGCTGACGGGGACACGGCATCGGTACTCAGCACCCAGAGCCACAACTCCCGCCCGTCGCAGGCTGTGAGCACCATAGGCGGGGGCCGGGCCTCCACCCCCGCCACACCGCTGCCTACCCTCCCAGTGGGGCCAGGAGACACCGTTTCCATCGCCAGTATCCAGAACTGGATCGCCAGCGTCGTCAGCGAAACTCTCGCCCAGAAGCAAAGTGACATGCTGGCACTGTCCCGCTCCCCGTCCGTGGCCAGCGTGAGGGCGGCTCCCGCAGCCGACCGCCTGGGGGATGACCAGGTTTCCATGTGCAGCGGGCACAGCACCTCCTGCCTGGGCCTCCTGCCTCAAGACCAGGCACGACCCGGCTCCGACACGCAATCCGTGCTGTCCTCCCACACTGCAGCCAGCTCCAGGGCTGACGGCGCGGGGAGCAGAGTGACAGGGACCAGCAAGCCGGTCTACAGCCTCTTCGCTGACCACGTCAACCTCAAGGAGCTTGGCCGCAAGGAGAGGGAGATGCAGATGGAGCTGCGGGAGAAGATGGCCGGGTACAAGATGGAGAAGCTGGCCTCCGACAACAAACGCAGCAACCTTTTCAAGAAGAAGAAGGCGAAGGATGAGGACGCGGGAGAGACGGACGAGGACGCCGACAGTGCCATAGGGAGCTTCCGCTATTCTTCCCGCGGTGGCTCCCAGAAACCGGAAACGGACACCTGCTCCTCGCTGGATGTCTCTGATGGCTATGGAAGTGGCAGCAGGGCCAGCAAAGAGACGGACAGCAGTATTAATAAGTGGCTCAGTGGCCTCGGTGCACAGGAAAGATCTCCTCCCCAGAGCGAGTGTTCTGGAAGCTCCCGGGGGAGGCACAGCAGATCTTCCCTGCTCCGGGAGACGGAGTCCAAATCCTCCAGTTATAAGTTCTCCCAGTCGCAGACCAAGGAGCAGGACACCAACTCGTACCGCGCGGCCAGCGGCGACTCCGTGCGAAGCAGCTCGCGGTTCTCTGCGTCCTCCTGCAGGGAGGGCCGAGAGACGCACACGTTCTCCAGGGCCGTGTTCAGCGAGACCTCGAGCTCCCGAGAGCCCAGCCCGGAGCCCTACTTCTTCCGCAGGACCCCCGAGTCCTCCGGGGGGGAGGAGTCCCCGGAGCCCCGGCGGCCGGATTGGACCCGGCCCAGGGACTGGGAGGGCGTGGAGGAGTCGTCCAGGTCCGACTTCTCGGAGTTTGGAGCCAAGAGGAAATTCACCCAGAGCTTCATGAGGtctgaagaagagggagagaaagagaggacgGAAAGCAGAGAAGAAGGGAGGTTTGCTTCAGGGCGGCGGGCCCAGTACCGCAGAAGCACcgacagggaggaggaggaagaaatggacGACGAAGCCATCATCGCTGCCTGGAGAAGCCGGCAGGAAGAGACCAGGACTAAGctgcagagaaggagggaggattAG